In Blastopirellula sediminis, the following proteins share a genomic window:
- a CDS encoding class I SAM-dependent methyltransferase encodes MGIASDLKVLYHLAVKPVRGESHAERLESFYGGQAEAYDDFRKRLLQGREEMYASLQLPPEGVWVDMGGGTGSNLEYRGEDIPKMKSVYVVDLASSLLKVCDERIKARGWDGVAKTVEADATKFTPEEGAADVVTFSYSLTMIPDWFAAIDNALRILKPGGLIGVVDFYVSRKYPQEGRLKHGWFNRNFWPVWFSSDNVHPSADHLPYLQRQFETVQLEERRAKVPYLPLVRTPYYFFIGRKPSEPA; translated from the coding sequence ATGGGCATCGCCTCCGATCTCAAAGTTCTTTACCACCTGGCGGTCAAACCGGTCCGTGGCGAAAGCCACGCCGAACGACTGGAAAGCTTCTACGGCGGCCAGGCCGAAGCGTACGACGACTTTCGCAAGCGATTGCTGCAAGGACGCGAAGAGATGTATGCGTCGCTTCAGCTGCCGCCTGAGGGCGTCTGGGTCGACATGGGGGGCGGTACCGGCTCGAACCTTGAGTACCGCGGCGAAGACATCCCTAAGATGAAGAGTGTCTACGTGGTCGATCTCGCGTCGTCGCTGCTGAAGGTCTGCGACGAACGGATCAAGGCCCGCGGCTGGGACGGAGTCGCCAAGACGGTCGAAGCGGACGCCACCAAGTTCACCCCGGAAGAAGGCGCCGCCGACGTCGTCACCTTCTCCTACTCGCTGACAATGATCCCCGACTGGTTCGCCGCGATCGACAACGCCCTGCGGATCCTGAAGCCGGGCGGACTGATCGGCGTCGTCGACTTCTACGTCTCGCGGAAGTACCCGCAAGAAGGCCGCTTGAAGCACGGCTGGTTCAACCGCAACTTCTGGCCGGTCTGGTTCTCGTCCGACAACGTCCACCCGTCGGCTGATCACCTGCCATATCTGCAACGTCAGTTTGAAACGGTGCAGCTCGAAGAACGTCGGGCGAAGGTCCCGTACCTGCCGCTGGTCCGCACGCCGTACTACTTCTTCATTGGCCGCAAACCAAGCGAACCGGCGTAG
- the map gene encoding type I methionyl aminopeptidase — protein sequence MPPITLKSAREIGLMRKAGLVVWEAHQAAGALVKPGVTTAEIDAAIENVFAQHEALSLFKGYPGKTPFPAVTCVSVNEEVVHGMPGQRQLVEGDIVSLDTGCKVGGWCGDAAVTHPVGTVSPLAAKLLEVTEGALKIAIEQMAKKSRWSEVAREMQEYVEAADFSVVTDFVGHGIGREMHEAPQVPNYYSKRFAKDGDFPLRTGLVLAVEPMVNAGKREAKVTKDHWTVVTCDGSLSAHFEHTLALTSDGVEILTGPPM from the coding sequence ATGCCTCCAATTACTCTGAAATCGGCCCGCGAGATCGGGCTCATGCGCAAAGCGGGCCTCGTCGTCTGGGAAGCGCATCAAGCCGCCGGTGCTCTCGTCAAGCCAGGCGTCACAACCGCCGAAATCGACGCCGCGATTGAGAATGTCTTCGCCCAGCACGAAGCGTTGTCGCTCTTCAAAGGCTATCCCGGCAAGACGCCGTTTCCCGCGGTGACTTGCGTCTCGGTCAACGAAGAAGTGGTTCACGGCATGCCTGGCCAGCGGCAGTTGGTCGAAGGGGACATCGTCAGCCTCGATACCGGTTGCAAGGTTGGCGGATGGTGCGGCGACGCTGCGGTGACTCATCCGGTCGGAACCGTTTCGCCGCTCGCGGCGAAGCTGCTCGAAGTGACCGAAGGCGCACTGAAGATCGCGATTGAGCAGATGGCGAAGAAGAGCCGCTGGAGCGAAGTCGCTCGCGAGATGCAGGAGTATGTCGAAGCGGCCGACTTCTCGGTAGTGACCGACTTCGTCGGACATGGCATCGGCCGCGAAATGCACGAAGCGCCGCAAGTGCCGAACTACTACTCGAAACGTTTCGCCAAAGATGGCGACTTCCCGCTTCGCACCGGTCTGGTCCTGGCGGTCGAACCGATGGTCAACGCCGGGAAACGGGAAGCGAAGGTGACCAAAGACCACTGGACGGTCGTCACCTGCGACGGTTCTCTGAGCGCCCACTTTGAACACACGTTGGCTCTAACCAGTGACGGCGTCGAGATTCTGACCGGCCCGCCGATGTAG